GAAGGGATAGAGATGGGAAATTTCAGGGGATGGTGATTTATGCATCTAGGAATTTTATTACAGAAAAAGAATTTAGCACCTCTGGACTTTGATTAAGAAAGGAATCGCATTATTTGGCAATATACTACGTTTTTTAAATGATGATCACTAGTGACATATTCAAATTTGTTAGCTTACTATTTATTATGGGAATATGAAACAGAGTTGGGATACaataattcattattttgaaaactaaaagtTAAACACATGCCTTTTTGGTTCTAGTATAATATGTTTATTATCTTAGCTGATATCAAATTCAAATGtgttattactattattattcatattaatttataataataagataaattaaTAGCAGATTAGTGTAATATTGATATAGTGTACAAGAGTAAGTGTAAATAACACCTAAGATATGCTAATTATTGGATTCATTGAGACAAAAGTTTAGGATAATATAGAGCATAACATGCACGCAACCTCAAAGtttagaaagaaagaaagaacacGAATAAATTCCTTATCGTGTCTTCATAGTTTTCTAGCTTCTAACCTTTCAGGTACTATTGACTAACAAAAATTCAAGCCTGTTTCATTGTTCTTAATTGTTATGACTTTATCCACTTGTATATTCAATTACGACTATGTTACGTGTACATCAAAATCAGCCACCAAAGTCAGCTACTAGGGTATCCCGGTATTCCCCAACCCGACAGGTCGAGGACTAATCCGTCGCggatctgagctccatttaagggtctgccgctggccaatgggttgctgcatacacaaggcgggattcgaacccccgacacttgcttaagcgggcgagtgagctgaccactcgaccaacccaagttggttactagtataaaatacatgttgggatacaaatacacattaaaaataaattaaatcacacataTTTTTATACACGAATACACTGGTGGCTAattttagtagttaattttgGTATACGAATAGCATTTTTGATTCAATTATTATCTAGAATGCCAATAACTAAATATGAAGAACCATTCCTTTaaatatattatcttttataACATTTAATAAGttacagaaaaaaaaattgaattaaactTATGATGAGGCTAtggaatttgaattttgtggtcATGTATTATCATCACACCATTTTTCAAAAGCATAACCAAAGATGCACAATAGTTGCCACGTGTCACAAGGAGAAAGGTGTGTTCATAGTGGGTAAGAGAATCTATGTATACTCTCTTACTCAGTAGAACTGCTTTAAGAACAAGGTGACACAAGAATCAAGCAACCCATCAACCAAACAAGAATGAGAAGGTAACACTTTTTCTCATTTAATTCTTTTACTTTCGAATTTATGTTTTGACCatatcttttgtttttctcagcAGAGAAACAAATAATATGAATATTACAGAAAGAGAAAGTTATTATGTACGGTACCTGTTTGATACAATGCTTCTGAAACAATTGTCTTATGACATTTGTACTTATCTCTGTTTTACCCCTGTCATGTATAAAGTTATTCCATCCCAACTTCCATTTTAACCTTCCAAACTAAGTAACACTAACAAACAATTATGAGCACTTAAGATGAAACTTTATTGTTTATTTGTATAATTGTGGATTTAAAAAGAATGTGTGTTTGACACAGTAAAGCTAAATTGAGAAGAACAATAACATGTTCTACAAGAACAAGGTTTCAATTAAGAACAGATACTGACACAAACACAAAACATAACATACAGATGCACTAAGTGATGAGGATATCATCCATTCCATATCACAAGATCTCAGGAGATCTTAATAGAGGTCTCCACAGCCATGAAAACACTTACCATGTGCATTATTATGCAGTTGACAATGTAAAGTTCAATCTTAACAAGCAATATAACTATTTCAAGGGAGACTATCTACAAGCATAACAACTTCTTGATTCAAAATAACATCTTAAGATAATGTCGGTCATAAGATCTGCATCTCGTTCAAAATGTCGCTTCCATATGCAATCTTAACAAGGAAAGATGCATGGAGGACTATCTAGTCTTGGCCATGATGGGTTCAAAGATGCCCTTGACCTCCTTCAGGCAATTCACAAACTCATCGATTTCTCGCTGCTGGTTATCACCAACAAGCAGATTTCTAACCTTAGCAATTGCAGAATTGATCTTCTCCTTGTCCAGAGGGCAAAGCTTAGAGCTGATGTCTTTATTCTTTAGAGCTTTTTCCATCTTGTAAACATAAACATCCAAAGCATTCATTGCTTTAGCCTTCTCAAGGAACTTTTCGTCTTCAATCTTGTAAttctcagcttcctcaattagTCTTTGAATTTCCTTGGCTGAAAGTCTTTCCTTGTCACTGGTTATATTAATTTCATTCCTACAACGATTGGTTTCTTCCCAGGCAGATACATTTAGGATACCATCAGCATCTATATCAAAGCATACATATAACGGATGGCCACGAGGAGCATAAGGAAGACCAGAAAGATTAAACCAACCAAGCAAGTTGTTATCTGTGGCTCTTGTCCTTTCACCCTCATAAACATTAATCTGAACACTGGTAATGTTATCTTCAGGTGTCTTATATGTTTTTGTCGTCTTTTTAGGTATGGTAGTATTCCTAGGAATCACTACACTCATGAGGTTCTCAGATGTTGTCCCAATACCAAGTGATAGGGGTGTAACATCCAGTAGAACTAGTTCTGGAGCTTTCTTGATGTCTTCACTCAATAAAGCAGCCTGAACTGCTGCTCCATAAGCAACAGCTTCATCCGGATTGATACTCTTGCAAAGATCCTTACCTCTGAAGAATTCTTGCAATAGCTGCTGCACTTTGGGAATCCTAGAAGAGCCGCCAACAAGAACAACATCATGTATACAAGACCTGTCTATCTTAGCATCAGTGAGACACTTATCTACTGTTTCCATACACTCTCTAAAGAGTTCCATGTTTAGTTCCTCAAACTTGGCACGGCTGAGTGATGAATAAAGGTCAATGCCTTGATAtaaagcatcaatttcaataacAGTATCAAAAGCAAATGAGAGTGTCCTTTTTGCCCTTTCGCATGCACTTCTCAACCTTCTCAAGGCTTTTGAATTCCCACTAATATCCACattgttcttccttttgaactCTTCTACGAAGTAATTCACCATCCTGTTATCAAAGTCTTCTCCACCAAGGTGAGTATTTCCTGCAGTAGCCTTAACTTCAAAGACCTTATCTTTAATGGTAAGCAGAGACACATCAAAAGTACCACCACCAAGGTCAAAGACGAAAATATTTCGTTCTTCTTTACAATCAGCTAGCTTGTCCAGGCCATATGCAATTGCTGCAGCCGTAGGCTCATTGATAATTCTCATGACATTGAGGCCTGCAATGGCACCTGCATCTTTTGTGGCTTTACGTTGAGAGTCACTGAAA
This sequence is a window from Arachis stenosperma cultivar V10309 chromosome 10, arast.V10309.gnm1.PFL2, whole genome shotgun sequence. Protein-coding genes within it:
- the LOC130954191 gene encoding heat shock cognate 70 kDa protein-like codes for the protein MAKRYHGCAVGIDLGTTYSCVAVWQEEHQRAEIIHNDQGNRTTPSCVAFTDKQRLIGDAAKNQAASNPTNTIFDAKRLIGRKYSDSIIKNDMMLWPFKVIPGVDDKPMIVVTYKGQEKSLCAEEISSMVLTKMREIAEAYLESPVNNAVITVPAYFSDSQRKATKDAGAIAGLNVMRIINEPTAAAIAYGLDKLADCKEERNIFVFDLGGGTFDVSLLTIKDKVFEVKATAGNTHLGGEDFDNRMVNYFVEEFKRKNNVDISGNSKALRRLRSACERAKRTLSFAFDTVIEIDALYQGIDLYSSLSRAKFEELNMELFRECMETVDKCLTDAKIDRSCIHDVVLVGGSSRIPKVQQLLQEFFRGKDLCKSINPDEAVAYGAAVQAALLSEDIKKAPELVLLDVTPLSLGIGTTSENLMSVVIPRNTTIPKKTTKTYKTPEDNITSVQINVYEGERTRATDNNLLGWFNLSGLPYAPRGHPLYVCFDIDADGILNVSAWEETNRCRNEINITSDKERLSAKEIQRLIEEAENYKIEDEKFLEKAKAMNALDVYVYKMEKALKNKDISSKLCPLDKEKINSAIAKVRNLLVGDNQQREIDEFVNCLKEVKGIFEPIMAKTR